A stretch of Imperialibacter roseus DNA encodes these proteins:
- a CDS encoding VCBS repeat-containing protein: protein MDARRYILNQFSAISINNYLIVNIIVALSFISTLSFGQQKGPLFELMPTTKTSITFKNILTESPTANVLTYEYFYNGGGVAIGDINNDGLDDVYLIGNMVENQLYLNQGNFSFKDITKSSGTAVSTGWKTGANMVDINGDGWLDIYVCLSGKTAPDTRRNKLFINNKDLTFTEKAAEYGLDDPSHSTHSAFFDIDNDGDLDMYLLNHNITVIREFEFAKAKETRDPYAGDKLYRNDNGHFVDISASAGIKGNPLGFGLGVNIADVNQDGFQDIYVSNDYVEPDYLYINNGDGTFTDEMTNYMQHISYFSMGCDISDINNDGWPDIYTLDMLPEDNKRQKLLYGPENYEHFALLVINGFYFQNMRNMLHLNNTDGTYSEIGQFSGISNTDWSWSPLFADYDNDGWKDLFISNGYFRDYTNRDFLKYKGDYFFDMAREKQPADTFHLVSTMTSTPVHNYIYKNNGDLTFTDMSNDWGFANPGFSSGAAYADLDKDGDIDLIVNNQNNAVSIYRNQTQQRYPDRNYLDITLKGLSKNSRGYGAKVHVYAGEQVQYFEQMPTRGFQSSVTGRLHVGLGQQNKIDSIRVTWLSGAEQKLSGIAANQTITIEETNPEKPYLFASARTSFEPTNFSRVECPVYYEHLEYGFNDFKRQPLLMTMLTNCGPIMTTGDVNGDGREDIFVGGAQENPGMLFIQSAAGSFEPGNFPVTQSDLQYTDAGASFFDADKDGDLDLYLVSGGYNDYSEKDKATQDRLYLNDGKGNFTKAMDALPDMLVSKSCIAYADFDKDGDMDLVLGGRVIPGRYPEVPQSFFLENKGNGKFVDVTAAKAKELGTIGMVTDASWVDLNGDKWDDLVVVGEFMTIEVFINKQGKSLERSTSQYFDKPISGLWSKMVVHDFDKDGDPDIVVGNFGLNTQLHASEKEPITLVYKDFDNNGSVDPILNYYIKGESVPFASRDELLDQIYAMRSKYTDYSSYADARLSTIFSKADLKDAKELKATELRSMYLENRDGKLISHALPDEAQFAPVYAMTLVDYNKDGNMDLVVAGNQSSIRIRMGVIDANFGQLYEGDGKGHFKYVSQSKSGFRFTGDTKSLDVIDVAGEQFLLVGVNNVGIEAYKLNK, encoded by the coding sequence ATGGACGCCCGTAGATACATATTGAATCAATTCAGCGCTATTTCGATCAATAATTATTTGATTGTTAATATAATAGTAGCACTGTCTTTCATAAGCACATTGTCCTTTGGTCAACAAAAAGGACCGCTTTTTGAGCTGATGCCCACAACTAAAACAAGCATTACATTCAAGAACATATTGACGGAGAGCCCTACTGCCAACGTGCTCACCTACGAATACTTCTACAACGGCGGCGGCGTGGCCATTGGCGACATCAATAACGATGGCTTGGACGACGTATACCTTATTGGTAATATGGTAGAAAATCAGCTCTACCTCAACCAGGGCAATTTCAGCTTTAAAGATATCACGAAGTCTTCGGGAACAGCTGTGAGTACAGGCTGGAAGACAGGAGCTAACATGGTGGATATTAACGGAGATGGCTGGCTCGACATCTATGTATGCCTTTCAGGGAAAACTGCGCCCGATACCAGAAGGAATAAACTCTTCATCAATAACAAAGACCTGACCTTCACAGAAAAGGCGGCAGAATACGGCTTGGATGATCCATCACACAGCACCCACTCGGCCTTTTTCGACATCGACAATGATGGTGATCTGGACATGTACCTGCTCAATCACAACATTACTGTGATCCGTGAGTTTGAGTTTGCCAAGGCAAAAGAAACACGTGATCCCTACGCTGGCGACAAGCTTTACAGGAACGACAACGGGCACTTTGTCGACATTAGCGCCTCAGCAGGTATCAAAGGCAATCCGCTTGGTTTCGGATTAGGCGTCAACATTGCAGATGTGAACCAGGATGGTTTTCAGGACATTTACGTATCCAACGACTATGTAGAGCCCGACTATCTCTACATCAACAATGGCGACGGCACATTTACTGATGAGATGACCAACTACATGCAGCACATCTCCTACTTCTCCATGGGCTGCGACATCAGCGATATCAACAACGACGGCTGGCCCGACATTTACACGCTCGACATGCTGCCGGAGGACAACAAGCGCCAAAAGCTGCTTTACGGGCCGGAAAATTACGAGCATTTTGCCCTGCTGGTCATCAACGGCTTCTATTTTCAGAACATGCGCAACATGCTCCATCTGAACAACACCGATGGAACCTACAGCGAGATTGGGCAGTTTTCTGGCATTTCCAACACCGACTGGAGCTGGTCTCCCCTCTTTGCCGACTACGACAACGACGGCTGGAAAGACCTGTTCATCAGCAATGGCTATTTCCGTGACTACACCAACCGTGACTTCCTGAAATACAAGGGCGACTACTTCTTTGATATGGCCAGAGAAAAGCAGCCTGCCGACACCTTTCACCTGGTCTCCACCATGACGTCCACGCCCGTTCATAACTATATCTATAAAAATAATGGCGATCTGACATTCACGGACATGAGCAACGACTGGGGCTTTGCCAATCCAGGCTTTTCCAGCGGCGCTGCTTATGCCGACCTTGACAAGGATGGAGATATTGACCTGATCGTCAACAATCAAAATAACGCCGTTTCCATCTATAGAAATCAAACCCAACAAAGATACCCCGACCGCAACTACCTGGACATTACGCTGAAAGGCCTTTCAAAAAACTCAAGGGGCTACGGTGCAAAAGTACATGTGTATGCAGGCGAACAGGTACAATATTTTGAGCAGATGCCCACCAGAGGCTTTCAGTCGTCCGTTACCGGCAGGCTTCATGTCGGACTTGGGCAGCAGAACAAAATAGACTCAATCAGAGTAACATGGCTGAGTGGTGCTGAGCAAAAGCTTTCAGGCATCGCTGCGAATCAAACTATTACGATAGAAGAAACAAATCCTGAAAAGCCTTACCTGTTTGCTTCTGCCAGGACGTCATTTGAGCCAACAAACTTTTCAAGAGTAGAATGCCCTGTCTACTACGAACACCTCGAGTATGGTTTCAACGACTTCAAACGTCAGCCACTCCTGATGACGATGCTCACCAACTGCGGCCCGATCATGACGACGGGTGATGTGAATGGAGATGGCAGAGAAGATATTTTCGTGGGCGGCGCACAGGAGAACCCCGGGATGCTGTTCATTCAGTCGGCCGCTGGTTCGTTCGAGCCTGGCAACTTTCCGGTCACGCAGTCCGACCTACAGTATACAGACGCAGGTGCCAGCTTCTTCGACGCCGATAAAGACGGCGACCTCGACCTTTACCTTGTTAGCGGTGGCTACAATGATTACAGTGAGAAGGATAAAGCCACACAAGACAGGCTTTACCTGAACGATGGGAAAGGAAACTTCACCAAAGCGATGGATGCCTTACCTGACATGCTCGTTAGTAAATCATGCATCGCCTATGCCGACTTTGACAAAGATGGAGACATGGATCTTGTGCTGGGCGGAAGAGTTATTCCCGGAAGGTATCCCGAAGTGCCACAAAGCTTTTTCCTTGAGAACAAAGGAAACGGCAAGTTTGTCGACGTAACGGCTGCCAAAGCCAAAGAACTCGGCACTATTGGCATGGTGACAGATGCTTCCTGGGTGGATTTGAATGGCGACAAGTGGGATGATTTGGTAGTGGTTGGCGAGTTTATGACCATTGAAGTGTTCATTAATAAGCAGGGAAAATCGCTGGAGCGGTCAACGAGCCAATATTTCGACAAGCCAATCTCAGGTCTCTGGAGCAAAATGGTAGTGCATGATTTTGACAAAGACGGCGACCCTGACATTGTTGTGGGGAACTTCGGGCTAAATACCCAGCTTCATGCCAGCGAAAAAGAGCCCATCACCCTTGTTTACAAGGACTTTGATAACAATGGGTCGGTGGATCCCATCCTCAACTACTACATTAAAGGCGAATCGGTTCCATTTGCCAGCAGAGACGAACTGCTTGATCAGATTTACGCTATGCGAAGCAAGTATACTGACTATTCTTCCTACGCCGATGCCAGGCTGAGCACCATCTTCTCAAAAGCTGACTTAAAGGATGCCAAAGAGCTGAAGGCCACCGAGCTGCGGAGTATGTACCTGGAAAATAGAGATGGCAAACTCATTTCTCACGCCTTGCCGGATGAAGCACAGTTCGCTCCTGTTTATGCAATGACGCTGGTCGACTACAACAAAGATGGAAACATGGACCTGGTTGTTGCGGGTAACCAAAGCTCTATTCGCATTCGCATGGGGGTTATCGATGCCAACTTTGGCCAACTGTATGAAGGTGACGGCAAGGGACATTTCAAATATGTATCGCAATCAAAATCTGGCTTCAGGTTCACTGGAGATACCAAGTCGCTTGACGTGATAGATGTGGCAGGTGAGCAGTTCCTGCTCGTGGGTGTGAATAATGTGGGTATCGAAGCGTATAAATTGAATAAGTGA
- a CDS encoding outer membrane protein assembly factor BamB family protein, with the protein MKFSHQLLLLLVVCAGVAVTSCKKKKTEVAWVQDFSIIGSQSSPRAADLNLDGVLDIVMGAGKNEYQKSEFGVMALDGKTGELLWRQETTDQVFGSATLYDVNGDQVPDVFIGGRSPHLRALDGKTGEVIWAYNHELYHQDSILQYARFNFYNSVLVPDQNGDGLKDLLIVNGGNSKVEPFSTSNRFPGVLMLMDTKTGEILAADTMPDGKESYMSPIAFQQPGSNDVIILFGTGGETISGSLYATTLADLKGRQLAKANVLATEIDHGFIAPPSVADITGDGFYDVVAISHASSIFAIDGKTEKPIWTKKIEDSESSNSFAVGYFTDDSVPDFFTFVSRGAWPENTGSVQVMLDGQTGEIAYLAEMGCTGFSSPVVYDLNDDGIDEAIISINEFDCAEGFVNKKSSEILTKLVAINFTDKSVIPIDQLNGFKNIFSTPHIGDMDSDGYLDIVHCQYFNPTSDLMVFLGMKIKRISTGIEMDNPVRWGAYMGSNGDGVFEGK; encoded by the coding sequence ATGAAATTTTCCCATCAACTGTTGCTCTTGCTTGTTGTGTGCGCTGGCGTGGCAGTTACCTCCTGCAAAAAAAAGAAGACGGAAGTTGCCTGGGTGCAGGACTTCTCTATCATTGGTTCTCAGTCGTCGCCAAGGGCCGCTGACCTTAATCTGGATGGTGTGTTGGATATTGTGATGGGTGCCGGGAAGAACGAATACCAAAAGTCAGAATTTGGCGTGATGGCGCTGGACGGAAAAACAGGTGAGTTGCTTTGGAGACAAGAAACCACTGACCAGGTGTTTGGTTCGGCGACACTCTACGATGTGAACGGTGACCAGGTGCCTGATGTGTTTATTGGTGGGAGGTCGCCCCATTTAAGGGCGCTGGACGGAAAAACAGGTGAGGTTATCTGGGCCTATAATCATGAGTTGTACCACCAGGATTCCATCCTTCAGTATGCCCGTTTCAATTTTTACAATAGTGTGCTGGTGCCTGACCAAAATGGGGACGGGCTCAAGGACTTGCTGATTGTGAATGGCGGAAATTCCAAGGTTGAGCCATTTTCCACCAGCAACCGATTTCCTGGCGTACTAATGCTGATGGATACCAAAACCGGTGAGATTTTGGCAGCGGATACGATGCCTGATGGTAAAGAGTCGTACATGTCGCCTATAGCTTTTCAGCAGCCCGGTAGCAACGACGTTATTATACTATTCGGCACAGGAGGGGAGACGATCTCAGGCAGCCTGTACGCAACTACCCTGGCTGATTTAAAGGGCCGTCAGCTGGCAAAAGCCAACGTGCTGGCTACAGAAATTGACCACGGTTTCATTGCACCACCTTCTGTGGCTGACATTACTGGTGATGGCTTTTATGACGTCGTAGCTATTTCACATGCTAGTAGCATTTTTGCCATCGACGGGAAAACTGAAAAGCCTATTTGGACAAAAAAGATTGAAGACTCAGAGTCGAGCAATAGCTTTGCTGTGGGCTATTTCACTGATGACAGCGTGCCTGACTTTTTCACCTTTGTGAGCAGAGGTGCCTGGCCGGAAAACACAGGATCGGTGCAAGTAATGCTTGACGGACAAACAGGAGAGATCGCCTACCTGGCCGAAATGGGGTGCACTGGTTTCTCTTCGCCCGTTGTTTACGACCTAAACGATGATGGAATAGATGAGGCGATCATCAGCATCAACGAATTTGACTGTGCAGAGGGCTTTGTGAACAAGAAATCGAGCGAGATACTTACAAAACTGGTTGCCATTAATTTTACAGACAAATCAGTCATTCCCATCGACCAACTCAATGGATTCAAAAACATTTTCTCAACTCCCCATATCGGAGACATGGACAGTGATGGCTACCTCGATATTGTTCATTGTCAGTACTTCAATCCCACCTCTGATCTGATGGTGTTTCTTGGTATGAAGATCAAGCGCATATCAACGGGTATCGAAATGGACAACCCTGTGAGATGGGGAGCTTATATGGGCTCCAACGGCGATGGGGTATTCGAAGGAAAGTGA
- a CDS encoding vanadium-dependent haloperoxidase: protein MRKIVILGVLLGTMQFTTSAQTSLSNTEAAKVFAENVFHLSEVMLHDVANPPAASRFYAYAMLGAYYTASTSGSDIPQIGPNFKVNPGVHAPYSAKGFDLTFAATYAMLEVGKKIMPSGYLLKSNQEQLEAQFKEQYKLSSRSIDANKKYAIEIADQIIQYAKGDGYNKLSTYTRYTPSKEEGRWYPTPPEYMSAIEPQWKTIRPFFLESYDQFVPAAPAPFSLDTTSSFYKQTMEVYDVVKNITPEHKLIASFWDCNPFAVAYSGHMAIGLKKISPGGHWMSIAGIACEKANISFDSTLFVHVMVSTTLHDGFISCWDEKYRSDRIRPETMINKYIDSEWRPILQTPPFPEYTSGHSVVSAASSVVLTTLLGDNFAFRDDSEVYFGLPERDFNSFYEAAAEAAISRLYGGIHYRDACDEGVKQGRAVGTNSINKVLKPASKGTN, encoded by the coding sequence ATGAGAAAGATTGTTATACTGGGTGTTTTGTTGGGCACTATGCAATTTACCACCTCTGCGCAGACCAGCCTAAGCAATACGGAAGCGGCCAAAGTGTTTGCCGAGAACGTCTTCCACCTGTCGGAGGTGATGCTTCACGATGTGGCTAACCCGCCTGCTGCCAGCCGGTTTTATGCTTATGCAATGCTGGGTGCTTACTACACAGCTAGCACCAGTGGTAGCGACATTCCTCAAATTGGCCCAAACTTCAAAGTAAACCCTGGCGTTCATGCCCCCTACTCCGCAAAAGGCTTTGACCTGACTTTTGCCGCTACCTATGCTATGCTGGAGGTGGGAAAAAAGATCATGCCCTCGGGCTACCTGCTCAAAAGCAATCAGGAGCAGTTGGAAGCTCAGTTCAAAGAGCAATACAAGCTTTCATCCAGGTCTATTGACGCCAATAAGAAGTACGCCATTGAAATAGCAGACCAAATCATTCAGTATGCCAAAGGCGATGGGTACAATAAGCTGAGCACCTACACCAGGTACACGCCAAGCAAAGAGGAAGGTCGGTGGTACCCCACACCTCCTGAATACATGTCGGCCATCGAGCCGCAATGGAAAACCATCAGACCATTCTTTCTCGAGTCGTATGACCAGTTTGTGCCGGCAGCCCCGGCTCCTTTCAGCCTCGACACTACGAGCTCGTTTTACAAGCAAACCATGGAGGTGTATGATGTTGTGAAGAACATAACGCCAGAGCACAAATTGATTGCCAGCTTTTGGGACTGCAACCCCTTTGCCGTGGCCTATTCGGGCCATATGGCCATTGGATTGAAGAAAATCTCTCCTGGCGGCCATTGGATGAGTATTGCGGGCATCGCCTGCGAAAAGGCTAACATTTCCTTCGACTCCACCCTCTTTGTTCATGTCATGGTAAGCACTACCCTACACGACGGCTTTATTAGTTGCTGGGATGAAAAATACCGCAGCGATAGGATCAGGCCTGAAACCATGATCAACAAATACATCGACTCCGAATGGCGACCAATTCTCCAAACACCTCCCTTTCCTGAATACACCAGCGGGCACAGCGTAGTGTCTGCAGCCTCTTCTGTTGTGCTCACAACACTTCTCGGCGATAATTTCGCTTTTAGAGACGACTCTGAGGTGTATTTCGGATTACCGGAAAGGGATTTCAATTCGTTTTACGAGGCTGCAGCCGAAGCGGCCATTTCAAGGCTTTACGGCGGCATTCACTACCGAGACGCCTGCGACGAGGGAGTAAAACAAGGCCGGGCCGTAGGCACAAATTCCATCAACAAGGTTCTGAAGCCAGCCAGCAAAGGCACAAACTGA
- a CDS encoding 3-keto-disaccharide hydrolase has translation MKRMKLTGVSLAIGLALLMTNGAFAQKSIFNGKNLKGWKIYGTEKWFVEDGLLVCESGPDKGYGYFATEKTYKDFDLTLEFQQEANGNSGVFFRSSIEGTKITGWQAEVAPPGHDTGGIYESYGRGWLIKPDPEKDKALKMGEWNTMRIKVVGDEVTTWVNGTEMISFKDEKIGQATGSIALQIHDGGGIRVKWRNIMIKEL, from the coding sequence ATGAAAAGAATGAAATTAACGGGGGTATCCTTGGCGATTGGCCTGGCGCTTTTGATGACTAACGGGGCGTTTGCTCAAAAATCCATTTTCAATGGCAAGAACCTGAAAGGGTGGAAGATTTACGGCACTGAAAAGTGGTTTGTAGAAGACGGCTTACTGGTGTGCGAAAGTGGGCCGGATAAAGGATACGGTTATTTTGCAACAGAGAAAACTTACAAGGACTTTGACCTTACGCTCGAGTTTCAGCAGGAGGCCAATGGAAACAGCGGTGTGTTTTTCAGGTCGAGCATCGAGGGCACAAAGATCACTGGCTGGCAGGCGGAAGTGGCACCTCCGGGACATGATACTGGCGGAATTTACGAGTCCTACGGCAGAGGCTGGTTGATCAAGCCAGATCCTGAAAAGGACAAGGCCCTGAAGATGGGAGAGTGGAACACGATGCGCATCAAGGTGGTGGGCGATGAAGTGACTACCTGGGTTAATGGTACCGAGATGATCTCTTTCAAAGACGAGAAGATCGGGCAGGCGACGGGGTCAATTGCCCTTCAAATTCACGACGGAGGTGGTATTCGTGTGAAGTGGAGAAACATCATGATCAAGGAGCTTTAA
- a CDS encoding KTSC domain-containing protein, translated as MKRINEYRKLFNAEADTDLKQLKTTYRNLVKEWHPDKFQQDDEKAAEAKQKSLQIIDAYHFLVSIAPETKEANLAEYTTTTTESGIVDFKLKGLVLEVTFLDGTTYEYFGVTKHVYQGLINSDKPYRFGKRNIFNSFLYRKSKRDLEPA; from the coding sequence ATGAAGCGCATCAATGAATACAGGAAACTGTTTAATGCTGAGGCAGATACAGACCTTAAACAACTAAAAACCACTTACAGGAACCTGGTGAAAGAGTGGCATCCTGATAAGTTTCAGCAGGATGATGAAAAAGCTGCCGAAGCAAAGCAGAAGAGTTTACAAATCATCGACGCATATCATTTTTTGGTGAGCATAGCGCCCGAAACCAAAGAAGCCAATTTGGCTGAATACACGACTACCACAACCGAATCTGGTATTGTCGATTTCAAGCTCAAGGGATTGGTACTTGAAGTAACCTTTCTGGATGGTACCACCTATGAGTATTTTGGTGTGACAAAGCACGTGTATCAGGGCCTGATCAATTCAGACAAGCCCTACAGGTTTGGCAAGCGAAATATCTTCAACTCGTTTCTTTACAGAAAGTCAAAAAGGGACTTGGAGCCGGCGTAA
- a CDS encoding ThuA domain-containing protein, which produces MKLLLYSRHLLSGCVLLLSLLTLESCENGSGGPRVLVFSETRGYQHGSIPYGIAAIQKLGEEHGFAVDTTRNSEVFTDDNLKKYKAVVFNCTTGNVLNAKQQAAFERYIQAGGGYIGIHSAADTEYDWPWYGKLMGAHFSSHPRNSNIQKATVLVTDTTHISTKGLPAKWERTDEWYSYKSFYSELNVLAYLDENTYNGGTNGANHPIAWYHEFDGGRAFYTGGGHVEDSFSDPLFLQHLYGGIQYAIGENVTLDYSRSYAVEAPEENRFVKTILVNDLDVPMEMAIADDGRLFYTEMFNGKLWMFDTKSGENKLVHQLDVMNKGGTGLIGVTLDPDFASNGYIYLYHSPPMEGEPFFFHLSRFVVTADNTLDLNSEKVLLKVPVQINSGAHHGGSLAFDKDGNLILSTGDGTTPFPSNGYAPIDERPEPQYFPMDAQRSAANTNDFKGKILRIRPQEDGTYTIPEGNLFAPGTEKTLPEIYAMGCRNPYRIAINPKTGTIYWGEIGPDAGEDSIQGPRGYDEFNQAKKAGYFGWPYFVGNNYAYAEWDFATNTAGPKYDPAAPVNNSPNNTGLTNLPPATPAMIWYPYAASPDFPELGKGGRSAMAGSFYTYNASQKSPNGFPEYFDGSLFVFDWMRNWVMVLRFDENENYVRNEPFMTNNGDFRRPIDMVFSKEGVMYMLEYGSVYGADNDDARLVRVEYNTGNRAPIARASIVDSVAMEEMRSRAFVTSESRYKGPSEIAGVAPLAVKFSSAGTTDYDDDDKMSFQWLFDGKTVGATERNANYTYETPGLYNAVLRVIDEAGAVGLDTVLVRVGNERPQAAVETAGNKSFFWDNNPSFAYKVKVNDREEGIIPPSAVTVLFDYNPTPSMAAAEAVGHQAVLGDNSLGKSLIEASDCKACHTVKDISVGPAYLKVAERYKGDPSAVNTLARKIIQGGGGNWGDVHVMAAHPQIPMDDAKEIVNYILSLANPSTATTLPAEGKVALNKHKKDDRRGVYNLLATYTDKGANGVGPLTGSELITLRNARVSTVFADAHEGFPRWGNSLSQGGHKSYILLKNIDMTGIKGFSYEYAADKKNGYIEVRLDSYAGPIVSKTDFVATGSWGENGTVSGTLEKPLEGRHDMYFFIMKPEKPNDNLAVLKTIQFEK; this is translated from the coding sequence ATGAAACTACTTCTTTACTCCAGGCACCTCCTTTCTGGCTGTGTTCTTTTACTCTCATTGCTAACACTTGAATCGTGCGAAAATGGTTCAGGCGGCCCAAGGGTGCTGGTTTTTTCTGAAACCAGGGGCTACCAGCATGGCTCCATTCCCTATGGGATAGCCGCTATTCAAAAATTAGGCGAGGAGCACGGGTTTGCCGTAGACACCACCCGTAACTCCGAGGTATTTACCGACGATAACCTAAAGAAGTATAAAGCAGTAGTATTCAATTGCACGACCGGTAATGTACTGAATGCCAAACAGCAGGCGGCCTTCGAACGCTATATCCAGGCGGGTGGTGGCTATATTGGTATTCACTCTGCCGCTGACACCGAATATGACTGGCCGTGGTACGGCAAACTCATGGGAGCCCACTTTTCCAGCCATCCCCGAAATTCCAATATTCAAAAAGCCACTGTGCTTGTCACCGACACTACGCATATTTCTACAAAGGGGCTTCCAGCCAAATGGGAAAGAACAGACGAGTGGTATAGTTATAAAAGCTTTTACTCTGAGTTGAATGTGCTCGCCTACCTGGACGAAAACACCTACAATGGTGGCACGAATGGAGCCAACCACCCCATTGCTTGGTACCATGAGTTTGACGGCGGTCGGGCCTTCTACACCGGAGGCGGTCATGTGGAAGACAGCTTTAGTGACCCCTTGTTTCTACAGCATCTTTATGGCGGTATTCAATATGCCATAGGAGAAAATGTGACCCTTGATTACTCTAGATCATATGCGGTGGAAGCGCCTGAGGAAAATCGTTTCGTGAAAACAATCCTGGTGAATGACCTTGACGTGCCGATGGAAATGGCCATTGCTGACGACGGGAGGCTTTTTTACACCGAAATGTTCAACGGAAAGCTATGGATGTTCGACACAAAGAGCGGGGAGAATAAGCTGGTGCATCAGCTCGATGTGATGAACAAAGGAGGCACCGGACTGATAGGAGTGACGCTTGACCCGGACTTTGCCAGCAACGGATATATTTATCTGTATCACTCACCGCCGATGGAGGGGGAACCATTTTTCTTCCATTTGTCCCGATTTGTGGTAACTGCCGACAACACGCTAGACCTGAATTCGGAAAAAGTGCTCTTGAAAGTGCCTGTGCAGATCAACAGCGGGGCACACCATGGTGGCTCACTGGCCTTCGACAAGGATGGCAACCTGATTCTATCGACCGGGGATGGCACCACACCATTTCCTTCGAATGGTTATGCACCCATCGACGAAAGGCCTGAGCCTCAGTACTTCCCCATGGATGCGCAACGGTCGGCTGCCAACACCAACGATTTCAAAGGAAAGATTTTGCGGATTCGTCCGCAGGAAGATGGAACGTACACAATACCGGAAGGAAACTTGTTTGCACCAGGCACAGAGAAGACTTTGCCTGAAATTTATGCGATGGGCTGCCGCAATCCGTACCGGATAGCGATCAATCCTAAAACAGGAACAATCTATTGGGGCGAGATAGGGCCGGATGCAGGTGAGGACAGTATACAAGGCCCAAGAGGATATGATGAATTTAACCAGGCCAAAAAGGCAGGCTACTTCGGCTGGCCTTACTTTGTTGGCAACAACTACGCCTACGCTGAGTGGGACTTTGCCACAAACACCGCAGGGCCGAAATATGACCCGGCAGCACCGGTGAACAACTCGCCGAACAATACGGGTCTTACTAACCTGCCTCCTGCGACTCCAGCAATGATTTGGTACCCTTACGCTGCATCACCCGATTTTCCTGAGCTGGGCAAAGGAGGAAGAAGCGCCATGGCGGGGTCTTTTTACACATATAATGCTTCGCAGAAGTCTCCAAATGGGTTTCCCGAGTATTTCGACGGCAGCTTGTTCGTATTCGATTGGATGAGAAACTGGGTCATGGTGCTGCGGTTCGATGAAAACGAGAACTATGTGCGCAACGAGCCCTTTATGACCAACAATGGCGACTTCCGAAGACCTATTGATATGGTGTTCAGCAAGGAAGGCGTGATGTACATGCTGGAGTACGGGTCGGTGTACGGTGCCGATAATGACGATGCGAGGTTGGTCAGGGTGGAATACAATACCGGCAACCGGGCACCAATTGCCAGGGCAAGCATTGTCGACTCGGTAGCGATGGAGGAGATGAGATCCAGGGCTTTTGTTACCTCAGAGTCACGATACAAGGGGCCTTCGGAAATAGCAGGTGTGGCACCACTGGCCGTGAAGTTCAGCAGCGCTGGCACAACCGATTATGATGATGACGATAAAATGAGCTTCCAGTGGTTGTTTGATGGGAAGACAGTGGGAGCTACGGAGCGCAACGCAAACTATACCTACGAGACGCCAGGACTGTATAACGCAGTGTTGCGGGTAATCGACGAGGCTGGTGCGGTAGGCTTGGATACAGTGCTGGTGCGAGTGGGCAACGAGCGGCCACAGGCAGCAGTTGAAACGGCTGGCAACAAGTCGTTTTTCTGGGACAATAATCCGTCGTTCGCTTACAAGGTGAAGGTAAACGATAGGGAAGAAGGGATTATACCCCCTTCAGCAGTGACTGTATTGTTTGACTACAATCCCACGCCAAGTATGGCAGCAGCGGAAGCAGTTGGTCACCAGGCAGTGCTGGGGGATAACTCTCTTGGTAAATCGCTTATTGAAGCCAGCGATTGTAAGGCTTGCCATACTGTAAAAGACATTTCTGTCGGGCCCGCCTACCTGAAAGTGGCAGAAAGATACAAGGGAGACCCTTCGGCAGTCAATACATTGGCCAGGAAGATTATCCAGGGCGGCGGCGGCAACTGGGGTGACGTGCACGTGATGGCAGCCCACCCGCAGATCCCCATGGACGACGCCAAAGAGATTGTCAATTACATTCTATCGCTGGCCAACCCATCAACGGCTACTACGCTGCCGGCGGAAGGCAAAGTGGCCCTGAACAAGCACAAAAAAGACGATAGACGTGGTGTGTATAATTTATTGGCTACCTACACAGACAAAGGCGCCAATGGCGTGGGGCCGCTGACCGGCTCAGAGCTAATTACTCTTCGAAATGCCAGGGTGAGCACGGTATTTGCAGACGCACACGAAGGCTTCCCACGGTGGGGAAACAGCTTGAGTCAGGGAGGCCATAAGTCTTATATTCTTTTGAAGAATATAGACATGACCGGGATCAAAGGGTTCAGCTACGAGTATGCCGCAGACAAGAAAAATGGCTATATAGAAGTTCGATTGGACTCATATGCCGGGCCAATTGTCAGCAAGACAGATTTTGTTGCCACGGGCTCCTGGGGTGAGAACGGTACAGTGAGCGGAACACTGGAAAAACCGTTAGAGGGACGCCATGATATGTACTTCTTTATCATGAAACCTGAAAAGCCGAACGACAACCTGGCGGTTTTGAAAACGATTCAATTTGAAAAATAG